The genome window AGAAGTTCCTGCTTGATCAAAATCGCCACCATGGCCACCGCACCCCCAAGGGCCAGACTGCCGGTATCCCCCATGAACACTTGCGCAGGATGACAGTTGTACCACAAAAACCCAAGGCAACCGCCTAAAAGGCAGCCGCAAAAGACAGCCAATTCTCCCGTGCCAGGAATATAGGGCAAAAATAAATATTCCGCGAACGCGCGGTGACCGGCAATATAGGCCATGACCAGATACGCTAACGCCACGGTGCTACTGCAGCCAATGGCCAGGCCATCCAGGCCATCCGTCAGGTTTACAGCATTGCTCGCCCCCACCACAATTAACACGATCAGTGCAATCGCGGCAAACCAGCCCATATCCTGAATCACAGGCCCCTTGAAAAACGGAACCATCAACTGCAGGGTATGCTCGCGGGTTTCAGGCAGAATCAACAGCACCCCGCCAACAATGACCGCCCACAAAACCTGAAGCCGAAATTTGGCTCTGGCGCTTAGCCCTTTGGCATTTTTCCCCTTCAGCTTCACCGAGTCATCCAAAAAACCCACAAACCCCATAAAAACAAAAGTTAGCAGCGTCAACAGGATATACACATTGGTCGGCATCGCCCAAAGCAACGTGGATAAAGTAACCGAGCCGATGATCAGAATCCCCCCCATCGTGGGCGTCCCCTCTTTCTTCTCATGTAAGACATGAAGCGGCGGGGCTTCTTCTTTGCGGATATATTGCTGCACTTTATACGAGCGTAGCTTTCGAATCACCCAGGGGCCCAGGATCACACACAATAAAAACGCCGTAGCGGCTCCAGAAAACGCACGGACCGTGATGTACTTGAACACCCGAAACTCAGAGATCCAGTTACTCAAAAAATGCAAATAGTAAAACATGTCTTTAATCCTTACCCAGCAT of bacterium contains these proteins:
- the mraY gene encoding phospho-N-acetylmuramoyl-pentapeptide-transferase, encoding MFYYLHFLSNWISEFRVFKYITVRAFSGAATAFLLCVILGPWVIRKLRSYKVQQYIRKEEAPPLHVLHEKKEGTPTMGGILIIGSVTLSTLLWAMPTNVYILLTLLTFVFMGFVGFLDDSVKLKGKNAKGLSARAKFRLQVLWAVIVGGVLLILPETREHTLQLMVPFFKGPVIQDMGWFAAIALIVLIVVGASNAVNLTDGLDGLAIGCSSTVALAYLVMAYIAGHRAFAEYLFLPYIPGTGELAVFCGCLLGGCLGFLWYNCHPAQVFMGDTGSLALGGAVAMVAILIKQELLLVMVGGVFVMEAMSVILQVASFKLRGKRIFAMAPIHHHFEMKKWSETQVTIRFWILSILFALLGIATLKFR